One region of Centropristis striata isolate RG_2023a ecotype Rhode Island chromosome 3, C.striata_1.0, whole genome shotgun sequence genomic DNA includes:
- the ninj1 gene encoding ninjurin-1 isoform X2, translating into MNHYANKKSAAESMLDVALLMANASQLKAVLEQGPGFTFYVPLITLISISLILQIVVGVMLIFIVKWNLNDESMHYKLNIMENIATAFVFIIVVINVFITAFGVQRPLPSS; encoded by the exons ATGAACCATTACGCCAACAAGAAGAGTGCAGCAGAGAGCATGCTGGATGTGGCTCTGCTGATGGCTAATGCCTCACAGCTGAAGGCCGTGCTGGAGCAAGGACCAGGATTCACCTTCTACGTGCCCCTCATCACTCTTATCAGCATCTCCCTCATCCTGCAAATCGTAGTGGGAGTTATGCTCATCTTCATTG taaaGTGGAACCTGAATGATGAAAGCATGCATTACAAGCTGAACATCATGGAGAATATCGCCACTGCCTTCGTCTTCATCATAGTCGTGATCAACGTCTTTATCACAGCCTTTGGAGTCCAGCGGCCCCTCCCAAGTTCATGA
- the card19 gene encoding caspase recruitment domain family, member 19 produces the protein MGDSFHDQLIEDSAFLKADERLDTELVDKVILQLNRIYPQILSDKEATRFRNLDVPTSVRLGELLTHLQGKGEEACREFYRALHLHVEEVYYSLPTRLRLRDSLHPLAYPRTIQQKHVMNDRGPLFFLGCFSVAVGMALLYYYSEAKVTGGSRALGMAALGLKKKAQEVLIWYTEESLMK, from the exons ATGGGag ACAGTTTTCATGATCAGCTGATAGAGGACAGCGCCTTCCTCAAAGCTGACGAGAGACTGGACACCGAGCTGGTGGACAAAGTCATCCTGCAGCTCAACAGAATCTACCCTCAGATCCTGTCAGACAAAGAAGCCACAAGA TTCCGAAACTTGGACGTGCCCACGAGTGTTCGGCTGGGTGAGCTCCTGACTCACCTGCAGGGGAAAGGAGAGGAAGCATGCAGGGAGTTTTACAGAGCTCTTCACTTGCATGTAGAGGAGGTATACTACAGCCTGCCCACAAGGCTCCGCCTCAGAG ATTCCTTACATCCACTTGCCTATCCACGTACCATCCAACAGAAACATGTTATGAATGACAGAG GTCCGCTCTTTTTTCTTGGCTGTTTCAGTGTTGCCGTTGGAATGGCTTTACTCTATTACTACAGTG AGGCTAAAGTGACGGGAGGTAGCCGGGCCCTCGGGATGGCTGCTCTGGGTTTGAAAAAGAAAGCTCAGGAGGTTCTCATATGGTACACTGAAGAAAGCCTCATGAAGTAA